The following DNA comes from Nitrogeniibacter aestuarii.
ACCGGTCAAGACGGGCGACGCTACGGCGCCTGAGTACGCGGTGGCGGGCACACCCTATCGCTACACCATGACGCTCGAGGCGCACGACAAACCCTGGCTGCTGGCGCTCGACTACCCCGGGCCGGGCGTTCAGAACGCGCGCTACGCCACCGACTATCGATTACTCGATTCCAAGCGCATTCAGCAACGCACGCGCTACACAGCCGAAAGCTATCCGGAATCCCGAGTCGGCCTGAACGAATCGCAAAGCACGCTCGTCGTTGCGTTAACGCTCCCGCCAGAGCGCAACCCGCGCACGGTCGAACTGGCCCGCACACTTCGTGCAAGCCACGAGTCACCCGAAGCCACCTTGAATGCAGCCCTGTCGTGGATGCGCACCGCAGGTCTCAACTACACACTCCGTCCGCCGACACTCGGCCTGAATACGGCTGACGAGTTTCTGTTCGACACCAAGCGCGGGTTCTGCGAGCACTTCGCCAGCAGCTTCGTGATTCTCATGCGCGCGGCCGGCATTCCCGCGCGCGTGGTCACCGGTTATCAGGGCGGAGAACTCAACGCGTATGACGGTCATCTGGTTGTTCGTCAGTCCGATGCCCATGCCTGGTCCGAGGTCTGGCTGGAAGGCCGCGGCTGGTTGCGTGTCGACCCGACCGCTCAGTCACATCCGGCACGGCTCGACGACGGCCTGGCCGCGGCTCTGGGCGCCAATGACGCCATCCCCCTGTTCATTCGCCCGGACATGCAGTGGCTCAGGGATTTGCGCCAACGGTGGGACTTTGTCAACAACGCCTGGAATCAATGGGTCCTCGGGTACGATCAGGCGCGACAGCAAGACTTCCTGAGCCGCCTGGGACTCGAGAAAGGCAACTGGCCACAGCTGGCGGGCGTTCTGCTTGGCATGAGCGCGCTGATCATGCTGACTCTTCTCTGGTGGGCACACCGCACGCAACGGGAATCCGACCCACTGCTGCGCCAATGGGCGCGATTCGAACATAAACTGCGTCGAGCCGGCGTTCCGCGGTTGATCCACGAAGGCCCTGACGACTATGCTAGGCGAGCAGGCGCGGCCCTTGTGGCTCATCGCGACGCCATCGGCTCAATCGCCACGCAGTATTCACGCCTGCGGTACGGTCGAGGCACACCGGAGCGCCATGAAATCCAGCAACTCAAATCCATGATCGACAGGTTGAAATTCTGATGTCACTTCTTGCGCGCATCCGGCGCCTATCGATGGCCACGGCCATCGCCATCCTCCCCGTCACCGCGTTTGCTCAACAAAGTTACGCAGAACACCCGGAGGCCCTTGCATTTGCGCGCAAGATGCACGCTGAGCACGGCTTTGCTCAGGAAGAGGTCATCGCAACCCTTGGGCAGCTCAATCCCGACAACCGGGTCATTCGATTGATTACTCCACCCAAGAAGTCCGGTCGCAAACGCTCGTGGGATCGCTATCGCAGTCAGTTCATCGAACCGATGCGCATCGAGCACGGCGTTGAATTCTGGAACGAAAATGCCGACACGCTCGCGCGTGCCAGTGAGCGTTACGGCGTCCCCGAAGAAGTGATCGTCTCCATCATTGGCGTCGAAACCATCTATGGACGCAACACGGGTCACTTCAACGTCGCCGAGGCCCTCGCGACGCTGGCCTTCGACTATCCGCCGCGCGCAGAGCTGTTTCGCAAGGAGTTGGAAAACCTCTTTTTGCTGGCCCGGGAACAGGGGCGTGATCCCCTGATTTTCGAGGGTTCTTACGCCGGCGCCATGGGATATCCGCAGTTCCTGCCGAGCAGTGTCCGCAACTACGCCGTCGACTTTGACGGCGATGGGCACATCGACCTGGAATCCAGCACGGCAGACGCGATCGGCAGCGTGGCCAACTATCTGGCCGCACACGGCTGGGAGCACGGTGGTCCGGTCGCCATTCGCGCCCATGTCGAATCGGAAACCGCCATCAAGCCGCTCATCGACGCAGGTATCGATCCGGTCTTTTCAGCGGAAGACTTCAGCGCACACGCCGTCCTGCCGCTGGACGACTATCCCGCCGAACAGCGGGCGGCATTGATTGACCTGGAAACGCCGGGGGCGGCAACTGAATACTGGCTGGGATTCCGGAATTTCTACGTGATCACGCGCTACAACCGCAGCAGCTTCTACGCCATGGCGGTGTTCGGTCTGTCACAGGCACTGAGAAACGCCCACACGGAGACGACGGTCAGTGCCGCTGCGATGCGTTAGAGCAGAGCGTCCTTGTGCATGCCACGCCGCTTGAGGATGCGGCGTAACTGACCCAGCGCTTCGAGCTGAATCTGCCTGACGCGCTCGCGCGTAAGGCCCAACTGGCCCGCGAGTTCCTCAAGCGTATAGACCTCGACCTCATCAATGCCGTAGCGGTGGCGAACGACCATTTTCTGCTTGTCGTTCAGCATGTCGATCCATTCGTGGATGAGCTCTTCCACCTCGTGTGTATGGATACTGATCTCGGGCAGGTCGGCATTTTCGTCGCGCAATGACTCGCCAATGGAAAGGGACGGATCGATGTCCAGCGGGGCATCCAGCGACGCCGTGTGCTCATTGAGGGCAAGCATGGCGCGCACGGTCTCTTCGGTTTTTCCGGTCTCCCGGGCAACTTCCTCGATCAGGCGATCCTTGTTGCCTGCCGCCTCGACCTTTCGGCAGGCGCGCAAGACCTGATTGAGCTCCTTGACCACGTGCACCGGCAGGCGAATGGTGCGCGACTGGTTCATGATCGCGCGCTCAATATTCTGGCGGATCCACCAGGTGGCATAGGTGGAAAAACGGAAGCCCCGCTCCGGGTCGAATTTTTCCAGCGCGTGCATCAAGCCCAGATTGCCTTCCTCAACGAGGTCGAGCAGAGGAATACCCCGATTCAGGTAATGCTTGGCGATGTTGACCACGAGGCGCAGGTTGCGCTCGATCATGATCTGGCGGGCCTCGAAGTCACCCTTGCGCACACGTCGCGCCAGCGCGCCCTCTTCCTCTGCAGTCAGCAGCGGATTGGCACCGATATCGTTGAGATAGAGCTGAGTGACGTCGCTGAGGAACTCGCTTTCGAAGGTCTTTGCCGGCGTCCCGCTGAACGCTTCTACTTCTGGCGGCAGATCCGGCGATTGATCGTCAACGTCATCGTTCAAAGCCGGATCGTACATCGCTACATCCCTCTCATCGGTTGGGCAAGTACTTGAGTGGATCAACCGGTTTTCCGCGTCGCCGAATCTCGAAATGCAGCTTCGGCCGATCCGCGTCGGTATCCCCGAGTTCAGCAATCTTCTGACCTTTGGCGACCGATTGCCCCTCTTTGACGAGCAGGGTTCTGTTGTGTGCGTACGCGCTAAGGAAATCGGCGTCGTGCTTGATGATGACGAGTTTTCCATAGCCGCGCAAGCCAGCGCCGGCATAAACCACCCGCCCTGACGAGGAGGCAAGCACATCGTCACCCGGTTTGCCGGCGATATCGATTCCCTTGGTCTTGCCATCGGCAAAATTCGACAGCACCTTTCCACCCGTCGGCCAGATCCAGGGCGTGGACAGGTCAGGCGCAGCCACCGCAGACTCGTTCGCCTGAGGCTCGCTTGGCGTCTCGGCGACAACTGTCTTGCTCTCGTTGGCGGCCTTCCAGGCCTCGTCCGAATAGGCGACAACCCGCCCAACGGGCTCCCGCTTGACTTCAGGCGCCTGAGCAGACGTCGCCGGCGCCGTCGTGACCGGTTCAGTCGTCGCCACAGGGGTCGAACCGATCGTGGGCCCGGAAGGCGACACCGGAGTGACGGTCACGACATTGCCTGAAGGCGGTGCCACGCGAATGCGCTCACCGACCGCCAGCTGGTTCGGATCGGTCATGTTGTTCCAGCCGGCAACCTCTTGCCAGGTATAGCCGAATTTCTGCGCGATGCGATTGAGCGTATCGCCCTTCTCCACCACGTAGTATTCCTGCCGGGCTGGCGCGCCGACGACACCCTGCTCGGCCTGCCCAACCGTGGGCTGGCCCTCTTGTGACACAGGGCGATCCGCCACCGGGGCCGTGTCGGGCGTGGTGCACGCGCCCAGCACCAGTGCCAGGCTTGCCAGAATCAGACGAAGGTTCATTCCTTTCATGTTCACTCGGTACCCGCCAGAAGCGGTACAAATCTTACAGCGTCGAGACGGGTCTCCTTGAAGACGCCCCCCTGACGCTCAACGAGAATCAGCGACTGCTGCCGGTCGCCAACGGGAACCAGCGCGCGCCCGCCGGGCGCCAGCTGGTCCTTCAGTGCCTGAGGCACACCACCAGCCGAGGCCGCCGCCACGATGATGGTGTCGAACGGTGCCGCTTCAGGCAAGCCAAGCATGCCATCAGTGTATTTCAGCCGCACATTGGGCAACCTGAGCTGCCGAAGGTTCTCCCGCGCACGGTCGAGCAGCCCGCGAATGCGCTCGACGGCATAGACATCGGAACACAGGTGCGAAAGCACCGCCGCCTGATACCCGCATCCGGCACCCACTTCAAGCGTCTTGCCCAACTCGCGTCCTGATCGCAGGATCTCGGCCATGCGGGCCACGATGAACGGTTGCGAGATGGTCTGCTGATACCCCAAGGGCAGTGCCGTATCTTCATAGGCACGCGAGGCCAGCGCCTCTTCGACGAACAGGTGACGCGGAACCAGATTGAGCGCCGCCAGTACCTTTTCATCCTTGATGCCGTGCTGCCGCAGGCGTTCCACCATTCGCGCCCGTGCGCGCGTGCGCAGAGCGGCGGTGGCGTTGGGGCTGCGCAACTCGGTCACCGAAGCCACTCCTTCACGTCGATCAACTGGGCACCATGCGTCAGATCAATCTGCAACGGCGTGATTGAAACGTAGCCTTCTTCAACGGCATGGAAATCGGTCCCTTCGCCTGCATCCTGTGCGGCGCCGGCAGGCCCGATCCAGTACAGCGTCTCGTTGCGGGGGGATTTCATACGAATGACCGGTTCGGCCTTGTGCCGGCGCCCCAACCGTGTCACGCGCATCCCCTTGATGGCATCCAGCGGCCGTGCCGGGATGTTGACGTTCAGCAACACGGGCGCATTGAACGGGCGTGCCTTGAACTGTTGCGCGAGCTTCGTGGCGACGTGCGCAGCAGCGGAGAAGTCGTCCGCAGTATGGCTTGCCAGCGAGAAGGCCATGGCGGGCACGCCCAGCAGATATCCTTCAGTCGCCGCGGCCACCGTTCCGGAATAGATCGTGTCATCGCCCATGTTGGCACCGTGATTGATACCGGAGACCACCATGTCGGGCAGCGCGTCCAGCATGCCGGTCACCGCCAGATGCACACAATCGGAGGGCGTGCCGTTCACGTAGTGGAAACCACTGCTGGCGCGTCTCAGCGAGAGCGGCCGATCCAGAGTCAGTGAGTTGCTGGCCCCCGATCGATCGCGTTCTGGTGCCACCACCGTGACATCGCCCACATCTCCCATGGCTTCGGCCAAGGCCTGAAGGCCGGGGGCAAAATAACCGTCATCGTTGCTGATCAGGATACGCACGAGCGCCGCGTCTCTTTTGTCGGAAATTCATCAGGCCGTCAGGCCCAATGCCCCGGCAGAACAGCGCCCGAGTTTAGCACAGGGGTTTGTCCGTACGTTGCGCGCGGTGAGCCACCGAATGAAGGCGCAGACGCGCCTGAGGTGAGTCTCCGAGCCCGCTGTTACCGACCTGCACTACGCACGATGGCAGTGATGATATCCACGTCAGCGTCAGGCGCGACTTCGCGCCTGGGCGCTTGGGACTTCGCGACGGCTTTCGCTTGCTTTTTTGGTTTCGGCGCAACGGCTGGCGGCGAGACAACAGGGTCACTGTTTGCGCCGAGCTGGACTTCCTCCGGCGGCTGTACAACGGACTCCACGACACCAGCATCCTGGTGCTCGACCGGGTCAGCGGAAAGCATGCTCTCGACCGATGTCGCCGGTGCCTGAGGCGCGACATCCCTGATCAATGCAGCTTCGGGTGCCTGTTCAACGAGCGTCGTCTCGATTTCAACCGGTACAGCTGTCGTCACCACGGCGTCAGTCACTGGTGGCACCGGCTCCGTTATGGCGACGACCTCCGGTGACTCCTGGAGGTCGGACGCGACGGTGAGATCGGTGAATTCGGGGGCAAGCTGAAACGCCAGCAACGCGAGTGCAGCGGATGCAACCCCCATGACCAGCAGCGGCTTGCGCAATCGACCGGAACGTGTCCTGCGCTGGCGTGAATCGAGTGATCCGAGAATGCTGACGTTGGACACATCATCCGAGGACGTATCTGCCTGACCGACGAGCGAAGGGGTTGAAGATGAACGGGGTGTGAACGAACTCATGCCGATGGCAACTTTTTATGACAATCAGGAAATCATTTCGCGTAAGATACACCCTTTTCGAAAACGCGATTCGCATTTTTTTGCCTGATTCTTCTGCTGGTTGTCCGATTTGATCCTTCTCGCCATCGCCCTTTATTTCCTGTTGTTCGCCGGCTGCGCAGGGTTGATCATCTTTGCTCCGGCGCGCGTTGCGCTGTCCCGTTCGGCCGGCCGTCTCGCCATCGGTTTGCGTGAAACCGCCAGAACGGGTGTAAACGGGGCGGTCCTGCAGCCAGTACGACTCATCGGTCGCGGCCTGCTGAAGACTTGGGCCTGGTTGGTAGTGCAGAGGAAGACGCTCGGTCTCGTGGCATTGGCCGTCGTCACGCCGTCACTGCTCGTGGCATGGCTGCTGGACAAACCGGTTTTCGACTTCACCGACAACTACGACGCCCCAGATCGCAAGATCGCCATGCTTCTGGCCGGCGAGCAATTGAGCGCGCCACCGCCGCTCGCGCCCGAGATCTTCACCACCCGCGAAGTCGAACTGATCCGCCCCGCCACCGCCTGGGCCAGCCGCGACTGGGCCCTGCTCGACGACGATTTTCGCCAGCGCCTGCTGAGCCTCTTCAAACTCATGCGCGAGGACCATGGTTACGAAATGGTCATCCTCGAAGGCTACAGGAGCCCCGAACGTCAAGCGGCTCTGGCTGCCATGGGCCCTTCCGTCACGCAGGCCGGTCCGGGCATGAGCTACCACCAGCACGGTCTCGCCGCAGACTGCGCCTTCTTGCGCGACGGCAAGCTGGTGATCAGTGAGCAGGACCCATGGGCGATGCGCGGCTACCAGCTGTATGGACAACTCGCCGAGCAACTGGGTCTGACATGGGGCGGGCAATGGCGCATGCGTGATTTCGGCCATGTTGAACTTCGCGTACCCGGCGCGCTCTCCCGGGCTGTCGCCCCCGACTGATCCGACCGTTCCGTCCCTCCCCACCAACGTATTGCCTTCAAAGAGCCCACTATGAGCCGACCCTTCATTCTTCTCGGAGACAAGACCTCTCATGGCGGCACCGTCATCAGTGCCTCGCAAACGAGCGACTGCGATGGAAAAGGCATCGCGCGCGTCGGTGACAAGGTGACCTGCCCGAAAAAAGGCCATGGCCGGATCACCACCATTGCCACCGGCGATCCGACAGCCATCATCGACGGCAAACCTGCAGCGCGCCATGGTGACAAGACGGCATGTGGTGCGACGCTGATCTCCAGCCAGTCACTCACCACTGACTGACCCCGCCGAACTCCATGGTGATGCTCATCGTTCGCTACGCCGCACTGTTCCTGATCACGGGTATCGTGATCTGGGCGCTCGTGCTGGGCTGGTGGCAATCGAATGACCACTCGCCGTCGCCGGGCGAATCCGCCCTGTATTTGCTTGCCCTGCCCATCGCGCTGTTTGGTGGCTTCGTGTTCCTGAATGCGTTCATCAAGAACATGCGAACGCCTTCGGCGCCCCCCCAGACTGCGCCTGAGTCGTCGACGTCAGCCATCGACCCGACCGCACTTGCGAGCGAAGCCGGTCTGCGTCGTCGGCAGCTGGCGGTTCTGGCGAACAGTATCTATGCGCCCGGTTCGGTGGATGCAGCCGGGTTTCTCGATGTGGTGCGGGAGGGGAAGACACCACAGCCAGACAAACAATTGAAAGACGATGACGGCTTCCCGGCCTTCGTCGCCCGAATTGCAGAAGTCGACGATCTGTCGAATGCGGAACATCTGACGTCATACGATGACGTCGCTGAGTGGCCGAACGGCTTCGTCCGCAACATGGCCATTCTTGAGCAGGTGCTGATCGGCATCCTGCCGGACACGCTGAGCTTGATCGACACCGACAAGGCCAGCGACGTCTTTCTGCGTATCGTCTGGATTACCGACGCAAAACTCGACAAGACTCAGCTCGAACGCGCGCACGCCTGGCTGATGACGCATCATTTTTCAGGCATCGCGTCCGGCCGACTCGATCTGGTGATCGAGATGGCGGATGACGACATCGCACTTCCGATGCGGATCAACCAGCTGTGCGATTTGACGCCCGACGCCACGGAAGGCGCCGTCACACTGCTGCTTGCCACAGCATCGAACGTCTCGGAAGTCACGCTGCGCCAGTGGCAGGCTCGAGGGACACTGTTCTTGCCCGATCAGCAAAACGGCCAGATTCCGGGCGAGATGGGTGCCGCTGTGCTGCTTGCCGCACCTTCGCTCGCGACGCAACTGAGCGACGAGAAACCGATCCTCGTCAGCCGCCCGAACGCGCAGGCCCGAGACAAATCGGCAGACGCAGGCGGGCGCATCAGTGCGGACCTGTGTACCCGCCTTTGTGAGGAACTGCTCTCCCTGTTCGAGCGCACTCCGGATCAACTCGGTGCGCTTGTGACCGACAGTGACCATCGTGCATCACGCCAGGCCGAAGCGCTGGGCGTCATCACCGAGGATTTCACCCACATCGAGCCGACGCAGGATTTCCTCGCGCTCGGTACTGCCGCAGGCACGGCACCGCCCGCATCTGCCTTGCTGATGCTGGCGTGTGCCACCGAACTTTCCAGAGAAAAAGATGGGCCCGTGCTGGCATTGAGCGTTCAGCATCCGACCCGACGTGCCGCCATGCTGCTCATGCCTGCACCCGACCCCGTGTCATCGCCTCCTTCAGAATAAGACCCCATGTCCCGTTTGCGATCATTCTTTCTCGACACCCGAACACTGACCTTTCTCGGCCTCGCCGCCCTGATCGGGTTCTTCTTCCTCGGCGCCAGCACACTCCAGCTGGCGCTCACGTGGGCTGCGATCGCCACCGGCGTCATCCTGTTCATCTGGCTTTGCGTATGGGTCTGGCGCCGACGCAAGGCCCGTAAGGCCGCCGCCGCCCTTGATCAGGTGCTGGAAGATCAGGCTGTTCGTGCGGCCTCCGAGGCCGGTGACGAAGACGCCAAAGCCGAAATCGCCGCACTGCGCTCACGCATGCAGGAAGCGGTCAAGACTATCAAATCCTCGAAGCTCGGCCAGCTCTCGGGCAATGCGGCGCTTTACGAGTTGCCCTGGTACATCGTGATCGGCAATCCGGCGGCAGGCAAGAGCTCGGCCGTGGTCAATTCAGGCCTCAAGTTCCCGTTCGCCGATGGTCGCAGCAATATCATCCATGGCATCGGGGGCACCCGGAACTGTGACTGGTTTTTCACCTCCGAGGGCATTCTGCTCGACACCGCCGGACGCTATGCAGTTCATGAAGAAGACCGCAGCGAATGGCTCGGCTTTCTCGATCTGCTCAAGCGGCACCGGAACCGGGCCCCGATCAATGGCGTGATTGTCACTGTCAGCATTGCCGAACTGGTGGGCAACCCCCCTGAATTTGCCATCGAGCTGGCCAAAAACCTGCGTCAGCGGGTTCAGGAGCTCACGGAGCGGCTTGAAGTGTTTGCGCCGGTCTATGTCATGTTCACCAAGGCGGACCTGATCACGGGCTTCAATGATTTCTTCCAGGACGTGGACTGGAACGAACGCGACCGTGTCTGGGGCGCAACACTGCCCTATCAGGTGGAACACCCCATCGACGTGATCGCGCAGTTCGACTCGCACTTCGACGAACTCTACGAAGGTCTGCGCGAGATGAGTGTGGCTCAGATGGCGTTGTCTCGTGGCGGCGCCATGCCGCCGGGTCTGCTTGCCTTCCCGCTGGAGTTCGCCGCCATCAAGCCGGCCTTGCGCGGTTTCATGGCCACCCTTTTCGAAGAAAACCCCTTCCAGTACAAACCCGTTTTCCGCGGCTTCTATTTCACCTCCGCAGTCCAGGAGGGCGAAGCCAGGAGCGCATCAACCCAGCGTGTTGAAGATCGATTCGGCCTGACCGGAGATGGCCCGGCACCGACGCGCATCGCATCGTCCAACGGATTCTTCCTGAAAGACCTGTTCTCCCGGGTCATCTTTGCTGATCGCAATCTGGTCCGCCAATACACCTCGCGACGCAAGACCCAGATGCGCTACGCCGGCTTCGCCCTGTCCGTGCTCTTGCTCGGGTTTGCACTTGCGGGCTGGACCTGGTCTTTCCTCAACAACCAGTCACTCATGGATAACATCCGTGCCGATCTGGACCAGGCGGTCAGCGTTCAGGCCGACCGGATCGATCTTGCCTCACGTCTTGAAGCACTCGACATCCTCCAGGACCGGATCGCGCAGCTCGAACAATTCGAACAGAATCGCCCGCTGGAACTCAGCCTCGGCCTTTACCAGGGCAAGGAGCTGAAACAGAAGTTGCTCGCGGAATATTACGCCGGCGTTCGCAACATCATGCTCAAGCCGGTCAAGGAAAACATCGAGGCCTTCCTTGCCGAGGTCAACCAGCACGCGGACGAACTCAAACCAATGCAACCGGCGGACGCCCGAGACGTTGCTGCACCGTCCGGCACATATTCCAAGGCCTCGGCCACCAAGGTCGAAGACGGATACAACGCCCTCAAGACCTATCTGATGCTTTCCAACCGCGATCATGTGGAGGCAGGTCATCTCTCCGATCAGATCACCCGATTCTGGCGCAGCTGGCTGGAGGCCAATCGCGGCACCCTGCCTCGCGAACGGATGATCCGCAGCGCCGAGCGCATCCTCTCGTTCCACCTGGCACATGCCAACGATCCCGCGTGGCCGACGATCGACACCCAGCTGGCGCTTGTCGACGCCACCCGCGAGAACCTGCGCCGTGTGGTCCAGGGCATGCCTGCGGTCGAACGAGTCTACGCCGACATCAAGGCTCGGGCCTCCACCCGGTTCCCGCCGGTCACCGTCGCGAGTCTGGTGGACGAAAAGGACGCCAAACTCGTGACCGGAGCGCATGCCATCTCGGGCGCGTTCACCGAAGAGGCATGGAAGTCCTACGTGCGCGAAGCCATCAAGGAGGCCGCGACCAACGAACTACAAAGCAGCGACTGGGTGCTCAAGACATCGGTCCAGGACGACCTGACCCTCCAGGGGAGCCCGGAGCAGATCCAGAAGTCCCTCACACGCATGTACAAGGAAGAATACGCGAGCCAGTGGCGTGCCTTCGTCGCTGGGGTCAATGTTGCCCATTTTGCCGACTTCGACGATGCCGCCAACGCCATGAATCGCATCGGCGACCCCCAGGTCTCGCCCGTCGACCGCTTGATCAAGACGATCCACACGCAGACCGTCTGGGATAACCCGTCGGCCGTCAACAAGGGCCTCGAGCGTGCGCAGACCGGATTCATCGAGTGGTTCAAGCGCTCGATCCTGCGCATGCAGCCCAGTCGCGTCCAGGTGGATCTGAACGTCAACAGTGACAAGGCCGGCGTGGCGATGGGCCCCATCGGTGAAGCGTTCTCCGGCATCGCCACCATCACCGCCGAGCGTGACGGTTCGGATTCGATGGAGAGCACCTATCTCAAGCAACTGGGCAAGGTCAGGTCGAGACTCAATCAACTGAAGCTGCAAGGGGACCCGGGCCCCGGGGCCATCCTGTTGATGCGCCAGACCATCGAGGGCAACGGCTCCGAACTGGCCGACACCCTCAGATTCGTCGACGAACAGATGCTCGCCAACACGCCAGACGAACAACGCAAGGTGCTCCGTCCCCTGCTCGTTCGCCCGCTACTTCAAA
Coding sequences within:
- the tssM gene encoding type VI secretion system membrane subunit TssM; protein product: MSRLRSFFLDTRTLTFLGLAALIGFFFLGASTLQLALTWAAIATGVILFIWLCVWVWRRRKARKAAAALDQVLEDQAVRAASEAGDEDAKAEIAALRSRMQEAVKTIKSSKLGQLSGNAALYELPWYIVIGNPAAGKSSAVVNSGLKFPFADGRSNIIHGIGGTRNCDWFFTSEGILLDTAGRYAVHEEDRSEWLGFLDLLKRHRNRAPINGVIVTVSIAELVGNPPEFAIELAKNLRQRVQELTERLEVFAPVYVMFTKADLITGFNDFFQDVDWNERDRVWGATLPYQVEHPIDVIAQFDSHFDELYEGLREMSVAQMALSRGGAMPPGLLAFPLEFAAIKPALRGFMATLFEENPFQYKPVFRGFYFTSAVQEGEARSASTQRVEDRFGLTGDGPAPTRIASSNGFFLKDLFSRVIFADRNLVRQYTSRRKTQMRYAGFALSVLLLGFALAGWTWSFLNNQSLMDNIRADLDQAVSVQADRIDLASRLEALDILQDRIAQLEQFEQNRPLELSLGLYQGKELKQKLLAEYYAGVRNIMLKPVKENIEAFLAEVNQHADELKPMQPADARDVAAPSGTYSKASATKVEDGYNALKTYLMLSNRDHVEAGHLSDQITRFWRSWLEANRGTLPRERMIRSAERILSFHLAHANDPAWPTIDTQLALVDATRENLRRVVQGMPAVERVYADIKARASTRFPPVTVASLVDEKDAKLVTGAHAISGAFTEEAWKSYVREAIKEAATNELQSSDWVLKTSVQDDLTLQGSPEQIQKSLTRMYKEEYASQWRAFVAGVNVAHFADFDDAANAMNRIGDPQVSPVDRLIKTIHTQTVWDNPSAVNKGLERAQTGFIEWFKRSILRMQPSRVQVDLNVNSDKAGVAMGPIGEAFSGIATITAERDGSDSMESTYLKQLGKVRSRLNQLKLQGDPGPGAILLMRQTIEGNGSELADTLRFVDEQMLANTPDEQRKVLRPLLVRPLLQTYAAMIRPAERELNKTWLAQVFDPFQRKLSIKYPFDAESSIEATPTEIAQVFGPEGAISKYIEGAMGPLVVRRGNTIVARTWGDLGIAIRPDFLRGVGQWVAPIDGGAASGSAQTIFQLMPHPAANTTEYVVEIDGQQLRYRNTAAQWANFVWPNAQGTPGARIVATTFDGQSVEIINFPGRFGLEKLINSATRQRREDGTFQLAWSREGVTVKVNLRIISSPGKQAEQKGDQGVATQQLPRAVVGSSPVATPSVAAATAEAN